CCGCCAACCGCACTGCCGCCGTAGAGGAGACTAGCCGGGCCGCGCACAATGGTAACCTTGCGGATCAAACGGGGATCCAAGGCAACGGCGTGGTCGGGACCAGCGGCCGAGGCGTCTCCCATTGCGAGGCCGTCGCCCACCATCTCCACGCGTTTGCCAGAATAGCCGCGAATGACAGGCCGGCCTACCGCCGGGCCGAAGCTGCTCGTATGGACGCCGGGCAACGCGCTCAAGGCTTCCCCGAGATTGGCGTAATCAGCCGCAGGCAGGGCGCTGCGGTCCACCTCCAGCGCAGGCTGTGGCAGCAGCGCCGACACGGCCCGCATTCGCTCGGCTTCCACCGCAACGGGGGCCAATTCCACCACTTCGGAAGCGGTCTCTTGAGCGGCAAGACTTGCCCAGGAGCCACCGAGAACAAAACCCCAGCGTAAAATATTACCTTGTAATACCACGCGGAACTCTTTTCTGATGTCCCCTCCACCTGCAAGCCATCTTTTATGCTTTTCTTTCGCTCCTTACTCTTGATTCCACTCGCCGCCGCATCGCTTCAGGCTGGGCCGTGGCAACGCTTCATCACCGGCCATGTGGATTTGCGGCTCGTCCATCACGAAGAGACGGGCCTGATCTTCCGTCCGTTTCACCCCGAGACAAACGAGGAGCTTGGGCTGAAAAACACCACTTTGGTCGCCCTCCCCGACGCCCAGACCGTACAGCCGTCAGGCGCGCTCTGGGCTCCCATTGGGGCGGCGGCGGGGCAAATCGTCTGGCTACTCCCTCAAACCTCGAACCCGGATCTTCTGTGGCTTGGGACGCGGGGGGCACTGGATGCAAACCTGTTGCGCCCCTTGCCTCCGGCCCCTGTTTTCGGCTCAGGCCAAGCTGGATTGCAGCTGATCGCCATGTCGGGCTCTGGGCCGGACGCCGGGGGCGAATTCGCGCTATATACGACCGATAATTTCGGAGCCCCTACCTTCCGCTGCAGCACCGTGGATGGCATCGATGAGGCAGACTTGATTGCGCCGATCAACGCCAGCTCGCACACGCACTACAACTGGTCGTTTACCGCCCCGGGCGACTATTACCTCACTTTCGAATGCTATGGCTACCTCCGTGATTCAGGGGAGCGGATCTCTTCGCAAGCCACCCTACACTTTCAGGTAGAGCCGAGCGACCCCATCCTCACCGCGCCGCTCCAGGCGAGCGCGGAAACGGGGGCAGTCGTCCTGCATTGGCAAGCGGATGCTACTGGTGGCCCAGTCACACTCTGGCAGTCTCATGACCTGCACCAGTGGACCATGCGCGAGGTCATCCCGGCGACAGGCTCAGCTCAGCAAGCGACGATTCCGGCTACAGACGAGCCGCTGTTCTTTACACTGCAAAGGCCGGAAGGCGAAGGGCTCTGATCAAGCGTGGCCGTGGCCGTGGTCGTGCACGTGCGCCTGCTCTTCGCCCTCGTGTTCGCAGACGATCTGCACACCGCCACAGTCCGGACATGGGTCCACCCGGTGGTGCGCCATAAAGGCATCCCAGTGTTCGCGCTGATGCAGGGAGATCACGCCCTGCCCACGGCACAACGGGCAGGTGTTGTCTAGGGCGGCCAAGATAGCCGCCCGGATGAACTGCGAGCTGTTTGGCAACTCCCGGATCCGCGCCGCAAGGGTTGGATCCGCCTTAAAAGATATGACCGCTTCTTTTTGCACCTTC
Above is a genomic segment from Verrucomicrobiota bacterium JB022 containing:
- a CDS encoding choice-of-anchor M domain-containing protein; amino-acid sequence: MIPLAAASLQAGPWQRFITGHVDLRLVHHEETGLIFRPFHPETNEELGLKNTTLVALPDAQTVQPSGALWAPIGAAAGQIVWLLPQTSNPDLLWLGTRGALDANLLRPLPPAPVFGSGQAGLQLIAMSGSGPDAGGEFALYTTDNFGAPTFRCSTVDGIDEADLIAPINASSHTHYNWSFTAPGDYYLTFECYGYLRDSGERISSQATLHFQVEPSDPILTAPLQASAETGAVVLHWQADATGGPVTLWQSHDLHQWTMREVIPATGSAQQATIPATDEPLFFTLQRPEGEGL